In Elephas maximus indicus isolate mEleMax1 chromosome 7, mEleMax1 primary haplotype, whole genome shotgun sequence, the following proteins share a genomic window:
- the LOC126080274 gene encoding olfactory receptor 10AG1-like has protein sequence MLLKTVIKLIILNLPYPQMESKSKAEKSNTTTVTEFTLVGFSDTPNLQWILFGIFFVIYLMILLGNSIIILITRIDPTLQNPMYFFLANFSFLEICYVTVTVPRMLRDIWTQKGNIYFLPCAMQMYFVLMFGGTECLLLTVMAYDRYVAICNPLNYSLVMNHKVCIQLVAGSWISGIPVEIGQTCQVFSLSFCGSSTINHFFCDVPPILKLACGDTFVNEMAVYIFSVVFFMVPFLLIVASYGKIISNILKLSSVRGRAKAFSTCSSHLTVVVLFYGTAAINYLQPASNKSEGLRKLLSLFYTILTPMMNPIIYSLRNKNVMVALKKLLLNY, from the coding sequence atgcttttaaaaactgTGATTAAATTAATCATCTTGAATTTACCATATCCACAGATGGAAAGCAAATCAAAAGCAGAAAAATCAAATACTACTACAGTTACAGAGTTTACACTCGTGGGGTTTTCTGATACACCCAATCTTCAGTGGATTCTCTTTGGGATATTTTTTGTCATATATCTGATGATTTTGTTGGGCAATAGCATCATAATACTGATAACAAGAATTGATCCTACTCTCCAGAatcccatgtatttttttcttgccaatttttccttcttggaaataTGTTATGTAACAGTTACTGTCCCAAGAATGCTCAGGGATATCTGGACCCAGAAAGGAAATATTTACTTTCTGCCCTGTGCTATGCAAATGTATTTTGTTCTTATGTTTGGAGGCACAGAGTGTTTGCTCCTGACAGTGATGgcatatgaccgctatgtggccatttgtaaccctctgAACTATTCTCTAGTCATGAACCACAAAGTCTGTATCCAGCTGGTGGCTGGCTCCTGGATCAGTGGAATTCCAGTCGAAATTGGACAAACATGTCAAGTTttctctttgtccttttgtgggtCTAGCACAAttaatcatttcttctgtgacgTCCCCCCAATACTAAAACTTGCTTGTGGGGACACATTTGTAAATGAGATGGCAGTCTATATATTTTCTGTGGTGTTTTTCATGGTTCCATTTCTGTTGATCGTTGCCTCCTATGGCAAAATTATCTCCAATATTCTGAAATTGTCCTCAGTCAGAGGGAGGgccaaagccttctccacctgctctTCTCATCTGACAGTTGTAGTCTTATTCTATGGAACAGCTGCTATCAATTATTTACAGCCCGCATCAAATAAATCTGAAGGACTGAGGAAGctcctttctcttttctacacAATTTTGACACCAATGATGAATCCCATTATATATAGTCTGAGGAACAAAAATGTCATGGTGGCACTGAAGAAATTACTACTTAATTACTAA
- the LOC126080275 gene encoding olfactory receptor 10AG1-like produces the protein MNHQGKPPQDNLTEIIEFVLLGFADMPHIQWLLFGLFLIIYIIILMSNGTIFLITKMDPALQSPMYFFLENFSFLEICYVSTTLPRMLINIETQRRRIPLVACATQMSFFLLFEGIECLLLAVMAYDRYVAICNPLHYPPVMNHRVCIQLVTGCWTIGIPLTIGHTYQTFSLPFCGSKLINHFFCDIPPILKLACRDTFVNEMLVYVVAVLFAVVPFLLILGSYSKIISIILKLPSATSQAKAFSTCSSHLMVVVLFFVSGIIAYLRPNTRHSEGIDKMLSLFYTILTPMFNPMIYILRNKDVIMALRKLLCK, from the coding sequence ATGAATCATCAAGGAAAACCACCACAAGATAATCTAACTGAAATCATTGAATTTGTTCTCTTGGGCTTTGCTGACATGCCCCATATCCAGTGGcttctttttggattgtttttaATCATCTATATCATTATCCTGATGAGCAATGGCACCATATTTCTAATAACAAAAATGGATCCTGCTCTCCAGagccctatgtattttttcctggaaaacttttccttcttggaaatctGCTATGTATCAACTACTCTCCCTAGAATGCTAATTAAtattgagactcagagaagaagaATTCCTTTAGTTGCCTGTGCTACACAGATGAGCTTTTTCCTTCTGTTCGAAGGCATAGAATGTTTGCTCctggcagtgatggcctatgaccgctatgtggccatttgtaaccctctgcACTATCCTCCAGTCATGAACCACAGGGTCTGCATTCAGTTGGTGACTGGCTGCTGGACCATTGGAATCCCTCTCACTATCGGGCATACATATCAAACTTTCTCTCTTCCATTTTGTGGATCTAAACTAAttaaccacttcttctgtgacattcCCCCAATACTCAAACTGGCTTGTCGGGACACCTTTGTAAATGAGATGTTGGTGTACGTAGTTGCTGTGTTATTTGCTGTGGTTCCATTTCTGTTGATACTGGGCTCCTACAGTAAAAtcatctccatcatcctgaagttgCCATCAGCCACAAGTCAAGCCAAAGCCTTCTCTACCTGCTCGTCTCATCTAATGGTTGTGGTGTTATTCTTTGTATCAGGGATTATTGCCTACTTAAGACCCAACACTAGACACTCAGAGGGAATTGACaaaatgctttctcttttctacacTATCCTGACTCCTATGTTTAATCCCATGATATATATTCTAAGGAACAAGGATGTCATAATGGCACTGAGAAAATTGCTATGTAAGTAA